DNA sequence from the Sulfurimonas sediminis genome:
TGGCTTCCTTCATTTTCATATGCCTCGTCTATTTCTCCAAGAAGAGCGTCCAGCCCTCTGCCTAATTTTTGTGACTTCATTATCGTATAATCGCCTGTGCTAAATTTTGGTATGCAATGGAACCGCTTGATTTTACATCATACAAAATTGCAGGTTTTCCGAATGACGGAGATTCTGCAAGTCTTACATTACGCGGTACCACTATATATTTATCTGCTGCATCTTTAAACAGTTTGCCTTTAAAATGCTGACGCAAATCGGCAAATACCTGTTTGGACAAATTGTTTTGTGATGAAAACATCGTTGGCAGAAAGCCTCTTACAGCAAGTTTCGGATTAATTGATTTTCTTACCAATTTGACAGTATTGAGAAGCTGTGCTAACCCTTCAAGTGCAAAAAATTCACACTGTATAGGAATAATGACCGAGTTTGCCGCTGAAAGCGCATTGATAGTCATCGGACCAAGCGCTGGCGGAGAATCTATAATAATATAATCATACTCTTTTTGTACATTTGCAATTGCTTTTTTCAAAACAAGTTC
Encoded proteins:
- a CDS encoding ParA family protein, with the protein product MSEVIVIANQKGGVGKTTTAVNLAASLAVAEKKVLLIDSDPQANATTSLGFHRNDYEFNIYHVLIGTKKLKEIILKSDLPTLHLAPSNIGLVGIEKEYYDADKAKGRELVLKKAIANVQKEYDYIIIDSPPALGPMTINALSAANSVIIPIQCEFFALEGLAQLLNTVKLVRKSINPKLAVRGFLPTMFSSQNNLSKQVFADLRQHFKGKLFKDAADKYIVVPRNVRLAESPSFGKPAILYDVKSSGSIAYQNLAQAIIR